The following proteins are co-located in the Phocoena phocoena chromosome 1, mPhoPho1.1, whole genome shotgun sequence genome:
- the INKA2 gene encoding PAK4-inhibitor INKA2, whose product MTLRFQVGSGGSPTLSNGFLALSDSQSSTMSMKEVGDGLQDQMNCMMGALQELKLLQVQTALEQLEISGGGPAPGCPESPWTQLEPPQWEGGSGPARPAGCSPSSQPALGSSAKLPSPRSVCGRDLAPTPRTRLPEHQSCAQRGPELVEPDDWTSTLMSRGRNRQPLVLGDNVFADLVGNWLDLPEVEKGGEKGETREAGAPKGRRGPPRELGRRFALTANIFRKFLRGVRPDRDRLLKEKPGWVTPTASEPRAGRLQKGKKRGHSKGSGHCPFPGTSEPRRGENPSTSCPKALESSPSGFDVNTAVWV is encoded by the exons ATGACCCTGAGGTTCCAGGTTGGG AGTGGGGGCAGTCCTACACTCAGCAACGGCTTCCTTGCCCTCAGCGACAGTCAGTCCTCCACT ATGTCCATGAAGGAAGTGGGCGATGGCTTGCAGGATCAGATGAACTGCATGATGGGGGCGCTGCAAGAACTGAAGCTCCTGCAGGTGCAGACAGCACTGGAGCAGCTGGAGATCTCTGGAGGGGGTCCCGCCCCAGGCTGCCCTGAAAGCCCCTGGACGCAGCTCGAGCCCCCTCAGTGGGAGGGTGGCAGCGGTCCTGCCAGGCCTGCGGGCTGCTCCCCCTCCAGCCAACCCGCTCTGGGCAGCAGCGCCAAGCTTCCATCTCCTAGGAGTGTGTGTGGGAGGGATCTGGCTCCCACGCCCAGGACACGGCTGCCAGAGCACCAAAGCTGTGCCCAGCGGGGGCCAGAGCTGGTGGAACCGGATGACTGGACCTCCACGTTGATGTCCCGGGGCCGGAATCGACAGCCTCTGGTGTTAGGTGACAACGTTTTTGCGGACCTGGTGGGCAACTGGCTGGACTTGCCGGAAGTGgagaagggtggggagaagggtgaGACCCGGGAGGCAGGAGCCCCCAAAGGAAGGAGGGGCCCGCCGCGGGAGCTGGGCCGCAGGTTTGCCCTAACAGCAAACATCTTTAGGAAGTTCTTGCGTGGTGTGCGGCCTGACCGTGACCGGCTGCTGAAGGAGAAACCAGGCTGGGTGACACCCACGGCCTCTGAGCCCAGAGCCGGACGCTTGCAGAAGGGCAAGAAGCGGGGCCATTCCAAGGGCTCTGGACATTGCCCCTTCCCAGGTACCTCGGAGCCCAGACGAGGGGAGAATCCTTCCACCAGCTGCCCCAAGGCCCTGGAATCCTCACCCTCTGGCTTTGATGTTAACACAGCAGTTTGGGTCTGA